The window ACTGAACATCTGCATCCAGGTCAACGTCAGCGGTGAAGCCAGCAAGTCCGGCTGCACCCCGGCCGACCTGCCGGCCTTGGCCGATGCCATCAGCAAACTGCCGCGCCTCAAGCTGCGCGGGCTGATGGCAATCCCCGAGCCGACCGAAGATCGCGCCGCCCAGGATGCCGCTTTTGCTGCCGTGCAAAGCCTGCAAGCCAGCCTGAACCTGCCGCTCGACACACTTTCCATGGGCATGAGCCACGACCTTGAGTCGGCCATCGCCATGGGCGCCACCTGGGTCCGTATCGGTACGGCCCTGTTTGGCGCCCGCGACTATGGTCAGCCTTGAAATATGGCTGACTCCTCTCTTTATAAGGACCTGACATGAGCAAGACTCGTATTGCCTTTATCGGTGCCGGCAACATGGCCGCCAGTCTGATCGGCGGCCTGCGCGCCAAAGGTCTGGACGCCGCGCAGATCCGCGCCAGCGATCCGGGCGCCGAAACCCGCGCTCGCGTGAACGCTGAACACGGCATCGAGGTATTCGCCGACAACGCCGACGCCATCCAGGGCGCCGATGTCGTCGTACTGGCGGTCAAACCTCAAGCGATGAAAGCCGTCTGCGAAGCGCTTCGCCCAAGCCTCAAGCCCAATCAACTGGTGGTCTCGATTGCCGCCGGCATCACCTGCGCCAGCATGAACAACTGGCTCGGCGCCCAACCGATCGTGCGTTGCATGCCCAACACCCCGGCGCTACTGCGCCAGGGCGTGAGCGGTTTGTTCGCCACGGCTGAAGTGAGCACCGAACAACGCCAACAGGCGCAAGAACTGCTGTCCGCCGTTGGCATCGCCCTGTGGCTGGATGAAGAGCAGCAACTGGACGCGGTCACCGCCGTTTCCGGCTCGGGTCCGGCGTACTTCTTCCTGCTGATCGAAGCCATGACCGCCGCCGGCGTGAAGCTCGGCCTGCCGGCAGACATCGCTGCACAACTGACCCTGCAAACCGCTTTGGGCGCTGCTCACATGGCCGTGGCCAGTGACGTCGACGCTGCGGAACTGCGGCGCCGCGTGACGTCGCCTGCGGGCACCACGGAAGCGGCGATCAAGTCGTTCCAGGCCGGTGGCTTCGAAGCCCTGGTAGAAAAAGCACTCGGCGCCGCTGCGCACCGCTCGGCCGAGATGGCCGAGCAACTGGGTCGTTAATCAGCTCTTACAAAGGAATCAATGATGCTCGGACTCAACGACGCTGCCATTTTCATAATCAAAACCTTGGGCAGCCTGTACCTGCTGATCGTGCTTTTGCGTTTCATCCTGCAATTGGTTCGGGCGAATTTCTACAACCCGCTCTGCCAGTTCATCGTGAAAGCCACTCAACCGCTGCTCAAGCCTCTGCGCCGGATCATCCCGAGCATGTTCGGGTTGGACATGTCGTCACTGGTGCTGGCGCTGATCGTGCAGATGCTGCTGATCGCCGTCATCCTGTTGCTCAAGGGCTTCGCGGTCGACTGGCTACTGTTGGTGCCTTGGGCGCTGATCGCGATCTTCTCGCTGTTTTTGAACATTCTGTTCTACGCGATGATCATCAGTGTGATCCTCTCCTGGGTTGCCCCAAGGAGCCACAATCCGGGCGCAGAGCTGGTCGCTCAGATTACTGAACCGGTACTCGCCCCGTTCCGCCGGATCATTCCGAGCCTGGGCGGCCTCGACATCTCGCCGATCTTCGCGTTTATCGTGATCCAGTTGCTGCAAAGCTGGCTGATCCCACGCCTTGCGTACTACGCCCTCATGCCGCAGGGGCTGCTCGGCCTGATCTGATGAGCTACTTTCGCTGGGACGGTGACGACCTGATTCTGGAGTGTCACCTGCAACCGGCAGCCCGCAGCGATGACTTCTGCGGGCTGCACGGGGATCGATTGAAGATTCGCCTGACGGCGCCGCCGGTTGAAGGCAAAGCCAATGCGTATTTGATGGCGTTTCTGGCCAAGGCGTTTGGGGTGTCCAAGAGTCAGGTGAGTCTGATCAGCGGTGAGTTGAACCGGCAAAAGCGAGTGCGGATTTGCTCGCCGAAGAAGCTGCCGGATTTGCCGGATCTGGCGCGCCCGACAGGCTGACCGCATCATGATCGTTCCCACGCTCCGCGTGGGAATGCAGCCCGGGACGCTCCGCGTCCCAGCCGAAGCGGACGCAGAGCGTCCAGCGAGGCATTCCCACGCAGAGCGTGGGAACGATCGTTAGTGGTGGGGAAGTTAGCTTGCTGCTAGGGTCAGCGGTCTTTAGACTTACGCCTCATTTCAACGAGAGCAGGGTCGATGCCAGCTGCCTTTCCCCCCGATTCTGTTGGTCTGGTGACGCCGCAAGTGGCGCACTTCAGCGAACCCCTGGCTTTGGCCTGCGGCCGTTCGCTCCCAGCTTATGACCTGATCTACGAAACCTACGGCACGCTGAATGCCGCGGCGAGCAACGCCGTGCTGATCTGCCACGCGCTGTCCGGTCATCATCACGCTGCCGGCTTCCACAGCCCCGACGACCGCAAACCCGGTTGGTGGGACAGCTGCATCGGCCCCGGCAAGCCAATTGATACCAACAAATTCTTCGTGGTCAGCCTGAACAACCTCGGCGGTTGCAACGGCTCTACCGGCCCGAGCAGCGTCAATCCGGAAACCGGCAAGCCGTTTGGCGCCGACTTCCCGGTCCTGACCGTGGAAGACTGGGTTCACAGCCAGGCGCGCCTGGCAGACCTGCTCGGCATTGGCCAATGGGCCGCCGTGATTGGCGGCAGTCTCGGTGGCATGCAGGCGATGCAATGGAGCATCACCTACCCGGATCGCATTCGCCACTGCCTGGCTATCGCCTCGGCCCCCAAGCTGTCGGCGCAGAACATCGCGTTCAACGAAGTGGCGCGCCAGGCGATCCTCACTGACCCCGAGTTCCACGGCGGTTCGTTCCAGGAAGCGGGCGTAATTCCCAAGCGTGGCTTGATGCTGGCGCGGATGGTCGGGCACATCACGTACCTCTCCGATGACTCGATGGGTGAGAAATTCGGTCGTGGCCTCAAGAGCGAGAAGCTCAACTACGACTTCCACAGCGTCGAATTCCAGGTCGAAAGCTACCTGCGCTATCAAGGCGAAGAGTTCTCCGGGCGCTTCGACGCCAACACGTACCTGCTGATGACCAAGGCGCTGGACTACTTCGATCCAGCGGCGAACTTCGACGATGACCTGGCGAAAACCTTCGCCAACGCCCAGGCCAAGTTCTGCGTGATGTCTTTCACCACCGACTGGCGCTTCTCCCCTGCCCGCTCGCGGGAGCTGGTGGACGCGCTGATGGCGGCCAAGAAAGACGTCTGCTACCTCGAGATCGACGCTCCGCAAGGCCACGACGCCTTCCTGATTCCGATCCCGCGCTACTTGCAGGCGTTCAGCAACTACATGAACCGAATTACGTTGTGAGAAAGCCATGAGAGCTGATCTGGAAATCATCCAGGAATGGATCCCCGCCGGCAGCCGCGTGCTCGACCTCGGTTGCGGTGATGGCGAATTGCTGACCTGGCTGCGCGATAACAAGCAAGTCACCGGCTATGGCCTGGAAAACGACCCGGACAACATCGCCGAGTGCGTGGCCAAGGGCATCAACGTGATTGAACAGGACCTGGACAAAGGCCTGGGCAACTTTGCCAGCAACAGCTTCGACGTCGTGGTCATGACCCAGGCGCTGCAAGCCGTGCACTACCCGGACAGAATCCTCGACGAAATGCTGCGCGTCGGTCGCCAGTGCATCATCACCTTCCCCAACTTCGGTCACTGGCGCTGCCGCTGGTACCTGGCGAGCAAGGGCCGGATGCCGGTGTCCGATTTCCTGCCGTATACCTGGTACAACACGCCGAACATCCACTTTTGCACCTTCGCAGACTTTGAAGCGTTATGTCGCGAACGTGAAGCCAGGGTCATTGATCGGCTTGCCGTGGATCAACAGCACCGCCACGGGTGGGCCAGTAAGCTATGGCCTAATCTATTAGGTGAAATCGGTATTTACCGCGTC of the Pseudomonas frederiksbergensis genome contains:
- a CDS encoding YggT family protein, which translates into the protein MLGLNDAAIFIIKTLGSLYLLIVLLRFILQLVRANFYNPLCQFIVKATQPLLKPLRRIIPSMFGLDMSSLVLALIVQMLLIAVILLLKGFAVDWLLLVPWALIAIFSLFLNILFYAMIISVILSWVAPRSHNPGAELVAQITEPVLAPFRRIIPSLGGLDISPIFAFIVIQLLQSWLIPRLAYYALMPQGLLGLI
- the proC gene encoding pyrroline-5-carboxylate reductase, encoding MSKTRIAFIGAGNMAASLIGGLRAKGLDAAQIRASDPGAETRARVNAEHGIEVFADNADAIQGADVVVLAVKPQAMKAVCEALRPSLKPNQLVVSIAAGITCASMNNWLGAQPIVRCMPNTPALLRQGVSGLFATAEVSTEQRQQAQELLSAVGIALWLDEEQQLDAVTAVSGSGPAYFFLLIEAMTAAGVKLGLPADIAAQLTLQTALGAAHMAVASDVDAAELRRRVTSPAGTTEAAIKSFQAGGFEALVEKALGAAAHRSAEMAEQLGR
- the metW gene encoding methionine biosynthesis protein MetW, which encodes MRADLEIIQEWIPAGSRVLDLGCGDGELLTWLRDNKQVTGYGLENDPDNIAECVAKGINVIEQDLDKGLGNFASNSFDVVVMTQALQAVHYPDRILDEMLRVGRQCIITFPNFGHWRCRWYLASKGRMPVSDFLPYTWYNTPNIHFCTFADFEALCREREARVIDRLAVDQQHRHGWASKLWPNLLGEIGIYRVSSPGLQDHKVAV
- the metX gene encoding homoserine O-succinyltransferase MetX → MPAAFPPDSVGLVTPQVAHFSEPLALACGRSLPAYDLIYETYGTLNAAASNAVLICHALSGHHHAAGFHSPDDRKPGWWDSCIGPGKPIDTNKFFVVSLNNLGGCNGSTGPSSVNPETGKPFGADFPVLTVEDWVHSQARLADLLGIGQWAAVIGGSLGGMQAMQWSITYPDRIRHCLAIASAPKLSAQNIAFNEVARQAILTDPEFHGGSFQEAGVIPKRGLMLARMVGHITYLSDDSMGEKFGRGLKSEKLNYDFHSVEFQVESYLRYQGEEFSGRFDANTYLLMTKALDYFDPAANFDDDLAKTFANAQAKFCVMSFTTDWRFSPARSRELVDALMAAKKDVCYLEIDAPQGHDAFLIPIPRYLQAFSNYMNRITL
- a CDS encoding DUF167 domain-containing protein; this encodes MSYFRWDGDDLILECHLQPAARSDDFCGLHGDRLKIRLTAPPVEGKANAYLMAFLAKAFGVSKSQVSLISGELNRQKRVRICSPKKLPDLPDLARPTG